The window AATCAACCCCCTTCACCTTTCATTTGTCCGATCTATTGCATCTTCGGTCTCTTGATCTTCATCAGTCCGATCCATCTCCTTCAAAGCCTtgcgagtgtgttcttgggagcagattcctcaccaggagtctatcatgtggtatcagagcaaccaCTCTGCAATCAGGTTTTGAATTCCAATCgtcactttcttttattttcagatcTGTCGTTCATCTTGCGagaattttattaaatgttttactcgttcaaaaattataaactcaacTGTTTTAGAACCAGGAACGagtctagtatttttgaaaattgatttgagaatttttggattcgttttcataattttcccaGATCTGTTTTCATTTACGTGTTTTTAGAACTATTTACTGGtggatctttgtttttcttttcaggtaccatggtgacatcagaagaggaagagtcatcTACATCTAGTCTTGAAAGGAAGATCCTTAAGTCAGTCACCGCAGCTATGACAACCATGCTTGATGCTAGACTTGGCGCTCTACACTTGAATCAACCAAACCCGGAAGCAAATCAGCGTCAAAGGCAGAACCAGGAGGAACCAAGGCAAGACGACGAAACCAGGCGGTACTATAGCCACGGTTCTTCACACAGCAGTCAGCGGAGGCGTCGACGTGAACGTCCAGTACCAAGAGATCCGTTAGGAGGTCTTAAGTGCAAGATCCCAGCCTTTCACGGAACCAGCAACCCGGATACCTACTTGGAGTGGGAACAGAAAATCGAGTTAGTGTTTGTTTGTCAAGAGGTCACCGAGGTCAACAAAGTTAAACTTGCCGCAACCGAGTTCTACGACTATGCTCTAAGTTGGTGGGATCAGCTTGTTACCAGCCGCAGACGTACCGGAGACATGCCGATCGATACATGGAACCAGCTGAAAACCGTCATGCGAAGGAGATTTGTGCCGAGTTATTATCACCGCGATCTTCATCAACGTTTGAGGAACTTAGATCAAGGAAGCAAGACTGTCGAAGAGTACTTCAAGGAAATGGAACCCTATTGCTAAGAGCTGATGTTCATGAAGATGGAGAAACTATGATGTCGCGATTCATGGGAGGTCTCAACCGCGAAATCCAAGACCGTCTAGAAACCCAGCACTATGTGGAAATTGAGGAGATGCTTCACAAAGCAGTCATGTTCGAACAGCAAATCAAGAGGAAGAACTCTCGATCCAGCTACAGCACCGCTAAGACCAGCTACAGCTCAGGTAAGTCAAGTTATCAAAAGGAGGACAAGCCCGGCTACCGGAAGGACTACAAGCCATTCGTCAAGCCAAAGCCATTTGAGTCAGACCCGAAAGGTAAGGGTAAGGAAGTGATCACGAGGACAAGGGATATTCGTTGCTTTAAGTGTCAAGGACTTGGGCATTACGCAAGCGAATGTGTCAACAAAAGGATCATGGTTCTTAAAGATAATGGCGAGGTAGAGTCTGAAGAAGAGCGTTCGGAAAACGACTCTGTGGAAGAGGGTTTGGAAGCCCCAGCTAAAGGAGAGCTGCTTGTTGCTAGGAGATCGTTGAGTGTTCTAACCAAATCAGAGGAGCAAGCGCAAAGGGAAAACTTGTTCCACACGCGATGTATTGTCAAAGACAAGGTATGTAGCTTGATTATTGATGGTGGAAGTTGTACTAACGTTGCAAGCAGGACTATGGTGGAAAAGCTTGGCTTAGAAGTGCTCAAACATCCAAAACCATATGCGCTTCAATGGCTCAACGAAAAAGGTGAGATGTCCGTTAAGGAGCAAGTCAAGGTACCGCTTTCTATTGGTAAGTATCAGGACGAAATCATGTGTGACATACTTCCGATGGACGCTAGCCACATTCTTCTTGGACGTCCATGGCAATCAGACCGACAAGTTCACCATGATGGCTTCACCAACCGACACACCTTTGAACACAATGGCCGCAAGACGACTCTCATTCCCATGACGCCGCATGAGGTCTATCTAGATCAGCTTAGCATGAAACAACGAACCGCCAAACAAACTGAACCAACCGATAACAAGGGTAAGAGCAAGGTAAGTCATAATAGTTTGCTATTTGTTTATAAAGAAACTCTTGCTTGTTCTACTAACCCCGAACCGGTGCTACCGAGTAAAGTTGAGTTGGTTTTGCAAGAATATAATGATGTGTTTCCGGAGGATAATCCCATTGGTCTGCCACCAATCCGAGGGATCGAGCATCAAATCGACTTTGTGCCGGGAGCCGCTTTACCAAACCGACCAGCTTACCGCACCAACCCAACCGAAACCAAGGAGCTTGAAAGACAAGTGAACGAGCTGATGGACAAAGGACATATTCGAGAAAGCATGAGTCCATGTGCCGTTCCAGTGTTGCTAGTACCTAAGAAAGATGGGAGTTGGCGAATGTGCGTGGACTGCCGAGCCATCAACAACATAACGGTTAAGTATCGCCATCCTATCCCTAGATTAGATGATATGCTTGATGAATTGCATGGTTCTAGCATCTTTTCTAAGATTGATCTTAAAAGTGGATATCATCAAATCCGtatgaaagaaggtgatgagtgGAAAACAACTTTTAAGACAAAACAAGGGTTATATGAATGgttagtcatgccgtttggtttAACTAATGTNAAGGCAATCAGAGATTGGCCGAGTCCTACCAATGTGAGCGAGGTGAGGAGTTTTCATGGCCTAGCAGGGTTCTACCGACGGTTTGTCAAGGACTTCAGCACTATTGCCGCACCGCTTACGGAAGTCATCAAAAAGGACGTTGCTTTCAAATGGGAAGCTGCACAGGAAAATGCCTTCCAGGccttgaaagagaagcttactAATTCCCCTGTTTTAAttcttccaaattttatgaaaacttttgagattgagtgTGATGCCTCAGGGATAGGTATTggagctgttttgatgcaggatcatAAGCCCATAGCTTTCTTCAGTGAGAAACTTGGAGGAGCTACACTCAATTATCCGACCTATGACAAAGAGCTTTATGCTTTGGTCCGAGCCCTACAAACGTGGCAACACTATCTCTGGCCGAAGGAGTTTGTCATTCATACTGACCACGAGTCTCTTAAGCACCTCAAGGGACAACAAAAGCTCAACAAACGTCATGCGCGGTGGGTCGAATTCATAGAAACTTTTCCATATGTGATTAAGTACAAaaaaggtaaggataatgtcGTTGCCGACGCATTATCTCGGAGGTATGTTTTGCTTACTTCTTTGGATGCAAGATTGCTAGGTTTTGAGCAAATAAAAGACTTGTATGCTGATGATTCagattttagcaaaatatttcaatcttgTGAGAAGTTTGCTTTTGGAAAGTATTATCGGCATGAGGGTTACTTGTTCTTTGAAAATAAACTTTGTGTGCCTCACTCTTCTTTGAGAGAATTATTTTTAAGGGAAGCACATGGAGGTGGTCTAATGGGTCACTTTGGAGTTGCTAAGACTTATAAGGTGATGCAAGAACATTTCCACTGGCCGCACATGAAACGAGATGTTGAACGACTTTGCGAACGGTGTGCGACTTGTAAGCAAGCTAAGGCTAAGGTTCAATCCCACGGTTTGTATACCCCTTTACCTATTCCTTTGCATCCTTGGACTGATatatctatggattttgtggttggattgcCTAGGACTAGGGCAGGTAAGgattctatttttgtggtggttGATCGCTTTTCTAAAATGGCGCATTTTATTCCTTGTCATAAAACTGATGATGCATCTCATGTTGCTAGCTTGTTCTTTAGGGAAGTTGTTCGTTTGCATGGCATACCTAAGACCATAGTTTCTGACCGTGATACTAAGTTCCttagttatttttggaaaactttgtggTCTAAGCTAGGAACTAGATTGCTTTTCTCTACtacatgtcatccgcaaacagatggTCAAACTGAAGTTGTCAATAGAACCTTGTCTACATTGTTGCGTGTGCTTATCAAAAAGAACCTTAAGACTTGGGAGGATTGCTTGCCGCATGTAgaatttgcttataatcatTCTATGCATTCTGCGACTAAGTTTTCTccatttgaaattgtttatgggttCAACCCCACTTCTCCTTTGGATCTAATGCCTTTACCTTTgagtgtgagaacaagtcttgaTGGCAAGAAAAAGGCCGAATTAGTTAAACAGGTTCACAAAAAGGCTAAGGAGAATTTGGAGGCCCGGACGAAGCTGTATGAGAAATATGCAAACAAAGGGCGTAGAGAGGTCATCTTCAATGAGGGTGATCAAGTGTGGGTTCATCTTCGGAAGGAGCGTTTCCCGGAGGAGCGAGCATCCAAGCTAATGCCGAGGATTGATGGACCATTCACAGTGCTcaaaagaatcaacaacaatgcctaccaactcgacctccaaggtaagtacaaagttaGTGGCAGTTTCAACgtttctgatcttcttccttattgtgcagataattcggatttgaggtcaaatccttttcaagtgggaaaggatgatgagaccatggacagCTCCACTCAACCACACGAacatgaggagcagcttgaaccagaggaagcaccggaggagcagcttgtaccagcaGAAGCAGCGGAGGATGCACTAATCGTTCCGGcgggtcctataacaaggtcacggtccaagaggttcaaccaagctatCAGTGGACTACtcaaggagctggacaagaaCCAAGAAGACATGGCTCAAACCACTATGAcgttgctcacagctcaaggtgctcggtaaagggtaaagtgttactttggtgctctttttcccttggtcaagttttgtcccattgggttttcttgacaaggtttttaatgaggcctaagtaacattttcaagcccctttgccagcccaattcgtggtccaaggttccccacaaaggccttggcccattttctatctctttctcattcaaactttgcatttattgctttgtaatttccaagactttgtgcatgagcttgcatgagtGTGGACTCTTGCATGAGCTCCACCTcttctcttctagatccttctccttcgtcccccttctcctatttaaagaccttgtatctctcatttgtttctcatcaaacattttaatcaaaaacctttcttttacttgtttgatctgagaagtgtgtaatatcttctcaacttgttttcttcttagtgtGTAATATCTAAGTTGAACTCGAGCCTCaagtctaagagattttcatctctcttggaagttcacTTCAATCCCCCTTTCTATCCGCTGCATCATTTCATCATTCCATCTCTTTCAATCCGCTGCATAATCAACCcccttcaccttccatttgtCCGATCTATTGCATCTTTGGTCTCTTGATCTTCATCAGTCTGATACATCTCCTTCAAAGCCTTgcaagtgtgttcttgggaagcAGATTCCTCATTAGGAGTCTATCAATGGGGCTAGCCATTCCTCACTTGTCCTCTTCCGAtccatcatcgtcttcatctcCTCTAGCCGAGCCGTTCATCATTTCGCTAGCCGTACCGCAACTCCACTGTTCGTACCGTAGCCACTCGACCACGACGTGACCAAAAGTCGAACTCCCAATCCGCTCGTTTGTTTGCCGCCATCTTCCGTTTCCATCGTTTGTTTTCACCCTGAAATCGAACCACCGCGTCTTGTCAGAAAGAAGTTTCTCCTAGCTTGTTTGGCCCGAGAGTACTCGATTTCGTCCGTACCGCGAGACGTACGGCCCTTGCATCAGCTGGTATTAGAGCTCAACGTTCCTAACcaaaggttgtgtctttctaaccCAGAAACTCATCTccttttgtttaaagtttggATCTTGAGCATATTTAGTAGTCCCGTTTGCTTTATCTTGCTTCGCTTGTTTCGTTTAatcatttggtttaatttggtgcatgcGTAGTGTTATTAGTCGTTTGTTTAGGTTGTCTTGTGGTCATCATGTTCGTAGCTTTGTTCATTCGTGTTCTTGTATAAACATTGATAGATCGATAAAGTTCGTGTTTTGCTTTCGCATTCTTGTTGTGGTCCAAAAGAACTTTTGTCATGACTCGCttttacttttggttttgtttagtcTTAGGATTGCTTTTGCATCGCTGTCATCAATCATTGTGTAGCATAAGAAAAATATCTCTTTGTGGTCCAACGAAAGTAATATACTTACGAACATTCGTTCTTTGTTTTTGACGAGGTTTAAATTCAGCCAAACCGTGCATCGTGTCGAGCCATGTCACCGTTGACCGACCGTACGATCACTATGGCCGAACAACAACCGCCGGCGAATCCTCTACCACCACCAGAGATTGGTGTCACACTAGCGGCCTTATGCAACGGAATAGAGCGCTTGGCCGAGCGTATGACGCGCCTTGAATTCTTAAATCCCCCTAGAGAAGATCTTTTGCCCATGCGACGTCAACGTCAAGAGCCGGATCAAAGTAACCAGTCCGACGAGGACTTTGAACCACTTCCGAGGCGACACCAACGATGCGACGACCAATACGACGATGCCCCGAGGCCTAACAAACTTGGCCACAAGATGACGGCGCCAACATTTGCCTGTAGATCTGACCCGGAGGCCTACCTCGACTGGAAGAGCAGAATGGACCACCTCTACTCATGTCACAACTATCTGGAGATGCGTAATATCAACTACGCCATGGCCCAATTCATAGAATACGCTCTCACGTGGTGGGACCGCTTAGTGGCTGAGCAACGCCGCAATCATGACCGACCGATCGCCACTTCTGATAGACTCCTGGTGAGGAAtctgctcccaagaacacacttgcAAGGGGGTTGATTATGCAGCGgatcgaagaagatgaaatggTGAAATGATGCAGCGGATGAAAAGGGGAATNNNNNNNNNNNNNNNNNNNNNNNNNNNNNNNNNNNNNNNNNNNNNNNNNNNNNNNNNNNNNNNNNNNNNNNNNNNNNNNNNNNNNNNNNNNNNNNNNNNNNNNNNNNNNNNNNNNNNNNNNNNNNNNNNNNNNNNNNNNNNNNNNNNNNNNNNNNNNNNNNNNNNNNNNNNNNNNNNNNNNNNNNNNNNNNNNNNNNNNNNNNNNNNNNNNNNNNNNNNNNNNNNNNNNNNNNNNNNNNNNNNNNNNNNNNNNNNNNNNNNNNNNNNNNNNNNNNNNNNNNNNNNNNNNNNNNNNNNNNNNNNNNNNNNNNNNNNNNNNNNNNNNNNNNNNNNNNNNNNNNNNNNNNNNNNNNNNNNNNNNNNNNNNNNNNNNNNNNNNNNNNNNNNNNNNNNNNNNNNNNNNNNNNNNNNNNNNNNNNNNNNNNNNNNNNNNNNNNNNNNNNNNNNNNNNNNNNNNNNNNNNNNNNNNNNNNNNNNNNNNNNNNNNNNNNNNNNNNNNNNNNNNNNNNNNNNNNNNNNNNNNNNNNNNNNNNNNNNNNNNNNNNNNNNNNNNNNNNNNNNNNNNNNNNNNNNNNNNNNNNNNNNNNNNNNNNNNNNNNNNNNNNNNNNNNNNNNNNNNNNNNNNNNNNNNNNNNNNNNNNNNNNNNNNNNNNNNNNNNNNNNNNNNNNNNNNNNNNNNNNNNNNNNNNNNNNNNNNNNNNNNNNNNNNNNNNNNNNNNNNNNNNNNNNNNNNNNNNNNNNNNNNNNNNNNNNNNNNNNNNNNNNNNNNNNNNNNNNNNNNNNNNNNNNNNNNNNNNNNNNNNNNNNNNNNNNNNNNNNNNNNNNNNNNNNNNNNNNNNNNNNNNNNNNNNNNNNNNNNNNNNNNNNNNNNNNNNNNNNNNNNNNNNNNNNNNNNNNNNNNNNNNNNNNNNNNNNNNNNNNNNNNNNNNNNNNNNNNNNNNNNNNNNNNNNNNNNNNNNNNNNNNNNNNNNNNNNNNNNNNNNNNNNNNNNNNNNNNNNNNNNNNNNNNNNNNNNNNNNNNNNNNNNNNNNNNNNNNNNNNNNNNNNNNNNNNNNNNNNNNNNNNNNNNNNNNNNNNNNNNNNNNNNNNNNNNNNNNNNNNNNNNNNNNNNNNNNNNNNNNNNNNNNNNNNNNNNNNNNNNNNNNNNNNNNNNNNNNNNNNNNNNNNNNNNNNNNNNNNNNNNNNNNNNNNNNNNNNNNNNNNNNNNNNNNNNNNNNNNNNNNNNNNNNNNNNNNNNNNNNNNNNNNNNNNNNNNNNNNNNNNNNNNNNNNNNNNNNNNNNNNNNNNNNNNNNNNNNNNNNNNNNNNNNNNNNNNNNNNNNNNNNNNNNNNNNNNNNNNNNNNNNNNNNNNNNNNNNNNNNNNNNNNNNNNNNNNNNNNNNNNNNNNNNNNNNNNNNNNNNNNNNNNNNNNNNNNNNNNNNNNNNNNNNNNNNNNNNNNNNNNNNNNNNNNNNNNNNNNNNNNNNNNNNNNNNNNNNNNNNNNNNNNNNNNNNNNNNNNNNNNNNNNNNNNNNNNNNNNNNNNNNNNNNNNNNNNNNNNNNNNNNNNNNNNNNNNNNNNNNNNNNNNNNNNNNNNNNNNNNNNNNNNNNNNNNNNNNNNNNNNNNNNNNNNNNNNNNNNNNNNNNNNNNNNNNNNNNNNNNNNNNNNNNNNNNNNNNNNNNNNNNNNNNNNNNNNNNNNNNNNNNNNNNNNNNNNNNNNNNNNNNNNNNNNNNNNNNNNNNNNNNNNNNNNNNNNNNNNNNNNNNNNNNNNNNNNNNNNNNNNNNNNNNNNNNNNNNNNNNNNNNNNNNNNNNNNNNNNNNNNNNNNNNNNNNNNNNNNNNNNNNNNNNNNNNNNNNNNNNNNNNNNNNNNNNNNNNNNNNNNNNNNNNNNNNNNNNNNNNNNNNNNNNNNNNNNNNNNNNNNNNNNNNNNNNNNNNNNNNNNNNNNNNNNNNNNNNNNNNNNNNNNNNNNNNNNNNNNNNNNNNNNNNNNNNNNNNNNNNNNNNNNNNNNNNNNNNNNNNNNNNNNNNNNNNNNNNNNNNNNNNNNNNNNNNNNNNNNNNNNNNNNNNNNNNNNNNNNNNNNNNNNNNNNNNNNNNNNNNNNNNNNNNNNNNNNNNNNNNNNNNNNNNNNNNNNNNNNgcgtcctgcgatcacatcattccctcccccttgaaaaggttttgtccccaaaacatcttcgtcttcacctaCATCAAACGGAACGAGGTCAGTGACATTGAATGAGGTGGACGTACCAAACTCACCTGGAAGCTCAAGTCGAtaggcgttgtcgttgatctttTCGATGACTCGGAATGGGCCATCTCCTCGCGGGCTAAGCTTGTCCTTGCGTTTCTGCTGGAACCTCTCCGGCCTTAAgtgtaaccagacccaatcaCCAGGCTTGAATAGCATCGGTTTACGTCCTCGGTTGAGAAAACGTGCATACTGCTCGTTTCTTCGCTCTATGTTGGCTCGGACCTCCTCGTGCTAAGCCTTGACCATTTCTGCTCATGCGACTCCGTCTTGATTTTCGGCTTCATTTGGCGGTATAGGGAGGAGATCTAGGGGCGTCAAAGGCTTGAACCCGTATGCGACCTCGAACGGCGACCTTTTTGTGGCTGAATGCACCGCTTGATTGTACGCAAACTCGATGATCGGAATGCACTCGAGCCAGGAGCCTTTGTTGCTTGCGATAGCTGTGCGGAGTAAGGCGCCTATTGATCTGTTGACGACCTCCGTTTGGCCGTCGGTCTGAGGGTGAGCCGCGGTGGAGTAAAGTAGTTTCGTCCCGAGCTTGCGCCAAATAGTTCGCCAGAAGTGGCCAAGAAACTTGGGATCCCGATCGGATATGATGGTGCGCGGAACGCCATGAAGCCTTACGACCTGACTAAAGAACAAATTCGCCAATTGCACAGCATCA of the Camelina sativa cultivar DH55 unplaced genomic scaffold, Cs unpScaffold00715, whole genome shotgun sequence genome contains:
- the LOC109131604 gene encoding uncharacterized protein LOC109131604; its protein translation is MSRFMGGLNREIQDRLETQHYVEIEEMLHKAVMFEQQIKRKNSRSSYSTAKTSYSSGKSSYQKEDKPGYRKDYKPFVKPKPFESDPKGKGKEVITRTRDIRCFKCQGLGHYASECVNKRIMVLKDNGEVESEEERSENDSVEEGLEAPAKGELLVARRSLSVLTKSEEQAQRENLFHTRCIVKDKVCSLIIDGGSCTNVASRTMVEKLGLEVLKHPKPYALQWLNEKGEMSVKEQVKVPLSIGKYQDEIMCDILPMDASHILLGRPWQSDRQVHHDGFTNRHTFEHNGRKTTLIPMTPHEVYLDQLSMKQRTAKQTEPTDNKGKSKVSHNSLLFVYKETLACSTNPEPVLPSKVELVLQEYNDVFPEDNPIGLPPIRGIEHQIDFVPGAALPNRPAYRTNPTETKELERQVNELMDKGHIRESMSPCAVPVLLVPKKDGSWRMCVDCRAINNITVKYRHPIPRLDDMLDELHGSSIFSKIDLKSGYHQIRMKEGDEWKTTFKTKQGLYEWLVMPFGLTNVKAIRDWPSPTNVS